The nucleotide sequence GAAGTTCGGCGACCTCACGCTCGAACTCGAGTTCATGGTGCCGAAGGGGTCGAACTCGGGCATCTACCTGATGGGCGAGTACGAGGTGCAGGTGCTCGACAGCTACGGCAAGCCGGACGACAAACTCACGCAGGGCGATTTGGGCGCGCTCTATAGTGCGGCAGCGCCGAAGAAGAACGTGAGCAAGAAGCCGGGCGAGTGGCAGAAGTTCGTCATCGAGTTCCAGGCGCCCAAGTTCGAGGGCGACAAGAAGACCGCGAACGCGAAGTTCGTCAAAGTCACGCTCAACGGCACGGTCCTTCACGAAAACGTCGAGATGAAGCAGCAGACGCCCGGCGGTTTGACCGGTAAAGAACACGCAACCGGCCCGCTGATGTTCCAGGGCGACCACGGCCCCGTCGCGTTCCGCAACATCAAAATTACCCCGAAGAAGTAAGGTACGAGAGATGGGAGATCGGGCCGATCGGGGGAAAACCCTCGGATCGGCCCGACTTTTTCCATCCGCCCTCGCCCCTGACCCCTGACCCCCGCCCGCCATACATTTCCAGTACGCATCCCACCCGCCGCCAATCGAGACCGTCATGAGCACCGAAGTCGAATACAAACCGGGCCTTGAGGACGTTCCGGCCGCGAAATCCGCGGTCAGTTTCCTCGACGGCAAGAAAGCGGTGCTGGAGTACCGCGGCATCCCGGTCGAGGTGCTCGCGAAGGAGAGCAGCTTCGAGGAAGTCTCGTGGTTGCTCATCAAGGGCGATCTGCCCACGCAAAAGCAACTCGCCGAGTTCGATCACGACCTGCGCCAGCGCCGGGCCATTCACTTCCGACTCAAAGACCTCATCAAGTGCATGCCGGCCGACGGGCACCCGATGGACGCGCTGCACGCGACCGTCGCCGCGCTGGGCATGTTCTACCCGTCGCACACCGTGGGCGACCCGGCCAAGAACTGGGAAGCGTCGTGCCGGCTGATCGCGGCCATGCCGACGCTCGTCGCGGCGTTCGCCCGCACGCGCCGGGGCGAAGAAATCATCGACCCGCGGAGCGACCTCGACCACGCCGGCAACTTCTACTACATGCTCTTCGGCAAGGAGCCGTCGCCCGCCACCCGCAAGGTGCTCGATGCGTGCCTGATCCTGCACGCCGAGCACCAGATGAACGCGAGCACGTTCACCGCGCGCGTCACCGGGTCCACCCTGGCGACGCCGTACCAGACGATCGCGTCCGCGATCGGGTCGCTGTCCGGCCCGCTCCACGGCGGCGCGAACGAGGAGGCATTGCGGCAGTTCGAGGAGATCGGCGGCCCCGAAAAAGCGAAGCCGTGGATCGAGGCCAAGCGCGCCGTGGACCCGAAGTACAAGGTGATGGGGCTCGGGCACCGGGTGTACAAGGTGAAGGACGCCCGCGCGACCGTGCTGCAGGAGATCGCGGAGCACGTGTTCGCCGAAACGAGCCGGCCGAAGGCCTACGAAACGGCCCTCGAACTGGAGCGCATCTGCGCCGGCATCTACGGGCCGAAGGGCATCTACCCGAACGTGGACTACTACTCCGGCGTGGTGTACCAGGCGCTCGGCATCCCGACCGACGTGTTCACGCCGATCTTCGCCATCGCCCGCGTCGCGGGGTGGCTCGCGCACTGGACGGAACAGCTCGTCGGCAACCGCATCTTCCGCCCGGAACAGATTTCCATCGGCAAGACGGACGTGAAGTACGTCCCGCTCGAACAGCGCGCGTGATGATCCAGTGAACCCCGCCCGCAAGGGCGGCGGGTCGTGGCCAGACTAACCCACCGCTCTTGCGGGCGGGGTTCATTCACGAAGGAATTCGCCCCGATCGCGTTTCGCCGGGGCGCTCGCAGGATTCCGAGCCATGTCTCGTCTGTCAGAAGCGCTCGAACAGATCGATTTCGCCCGGCGCTACACGCGCGAGCGCGTCGATACGGTTCCGCTCGCGGACTGGTTCACGGTCCCGCCCGGTGGCGTTTCGCACATGGCGTGGCAGGTCGGGCACACGGCGTCGTCCGAGTACCGGCTCTGCCTCGAGCGGCTCCGCGTGCGCACGACAGGCGATGAGGTGCTGATCCCCGACGGGTTTCTCAAGGTATTCAGTCGGGAATCACTGCCCGCAGCCGTGACCGGCTACACCGCTGAAGAGATCCGCGCCGTCTACGATCGCGTTCATGCCCGCGTGCTGGAAGAGTTGGCGGGCTACCCGGACGCGGACCTCGATTTGCCGCCGCTGAAACCGCACCCGCTGTTCCACACGCGGATCGCGGCACTGCGCTACGCCCCGCTGCACGAGATGATCCACTGCGGGCAGATCGCGATGATTCGCCGGATGCTCGGCCAAGCGCCCATCTGGTGAACCCGGAGCGATCCCCGCATATCTTGTAAGGTGGGCACGGTCCACCGTTTTTCGTTTCTGGTGGGCCGCGCCCACCTTACGGAACCCTACCATGCTCGACGCCGGATTCATTCGCGATAACGCCGACGCGGTCAAAGCCAACTGTAAGAACCGCGGCGTGTCCGAGGTTCCCGTTGACCGCGTGGTCGCGTTCGAGACGAAGCGCAAGGAACTCGCCCAGAAGCGCGGCGAAACGGCGGCGAAGAAAAACGCAATTAGCGCACAGTTCGTTCACGCCAAGACGCCCGAAGCGAAGCAAGCCCTCAAGGACCAGGCTGCAGCCATCGATAAGGAAGTGGGCGTCATCGACGACGAGTTGAAGATCATCGAAGGCGACCTGCTGCTGAACCTGTACCAGATCCCGAACATGACGCACCCGGATGCACCGATCGGGGGCGAGGCCGCGAACAAAGTCGTCACCCAATCCGGCGAACCGCGCACGTTCGACTTCAAAGCCAAAGATCACGTCGCGCTCTGCGAATCACTCGACCTCGCCGATTTTGAAGCCGGAACCATCGTCGCGGGGCAGAAGTTCTACTTCCTCAAGAACGAAGCCGCGCTACTCGAAATCGCTCTCGTGCAGTACGCGATGCAGACCGCGGTGAAGGCCGGGTACACGCCCGTCATCACCCCGGACCTCGCGCGCGTCGCCGTGCTGGA is from Gemmata palustris and encodes:
- a CDS encoding 3-keto-disaccharide hydrolase, which encodes MVRSFVTALAVVLALLPGSRAADPKPIEPFNGKDLKGWKLKDEKSNKWEALALGAVDLDPKNPSQLAHTGVSNTVTKDTVLVNMKGGCDIYTEAKFGDLTLELEFMVPKGSNSGIYLMGEYEVQVLDSYGKPDDKLTQGDLGALYSAAAPKKNVSKKPGEWQKFVIEFQAPKFEGDKKTANAKFVKVTLNGTVLHENVEMKQQTPGGLTGKEHATGPLMFQGDHGPVAFRNIKITPKK
- a CDS encoding citrate synthase, which encodes MSTEVEYKPGLEDVPAAKSAVSFLDGKKAVLEYRGIPVEVLAKESSFEEVSWLLIKGDLPTQKQLAEFDHDLRQRRAIHFRLKDLIKCMPADGHPMDALHATVAALGMFYPSHTVGDPAKNWEASCRLIAAMPTLVAAFARTRRGEEIIDPRSDLDHAGNFYYMLFGKEPSPATRKVLDACLILHAEHQMNASTFTARVTGSTLATPYQTIASAIGSLSGPLHGGANEEALRQFEEIGGPEKAKPWIEAKRAVDPKYKVMGLGHRVYKVKDARATVLQEIAEHVFAETSRPKAYETALELERICAGIYGPKGIYPNVDYYSGVVYQALGIPTDVFTPIFAIARVAGWLAHWTEQLVGNRIFRPEQISIGKTDVKYVPLEQRA
- a CDS encoding DinB family protein — encoded protein: MSRLSEALEQIDFARRYTRERVDTVPLADWFTVPPGGVSHMAWQVGHTASSEYRLCLERLRVRTTGDEVLIPDGFLKVFSRESLPAAVTGYTAEEIRAVYDRVHARVLEELAGYPDADLDLPPLKPHPLFHTRIAALRYAPLHEMIHCGQIAMIRRMLGQAPIW